Proteins from a single region of Paenibacillus sp. BIHB 4019:
- the map gene encoding type I methionyl aminopeptidase, translated as MIIIKTEAEINRMHEAGKILAECHRQIAKLIQPGITTHEIDQFAEKFMKQNGATPEQKGYNGYQYATCASTNDIICHGFPKKEKLKEGDIVTIDMVVNLNGWLADSAWSYAVGEVTDEAKHLLAVTEKSLYLGIEQALIGKRIGDVSHAIQSYAEAEGFSVVRDFIGHGIGKDMHEDPQVPHYGPPDKGPRIKEGMVFTIEPMLNAGTYFSKLDSDGWTARTRDGRLSAQYEHTIAITKDGPLILTQQ; from the coding sequence ATGATCATTATTAAGACCGAAGCGGAAATCAACCGCATGCATGAGGCGGGTAAAATATTGGCGGAATGCCACAGGCAAATTGCCAAGCTCATTCAGCCTGGCATCACGACGCATGAAATCGACCAGTTTGCGGAAAAGTTTATGAAGCAAAATGGCGCAACGCCGGAGCAAAAAGGCTATAACGGCTATCAATACGCGACCTGCGCTTCTACAAACGATATTATTTGCCACGGCTTTCCGAAGAAGGAAAAGCTCAAAGAAGGCGATATCGTGACCATCGACATGGTCGTCAACCTAAATGGCTGGCTAGCGGATTCCGCATGGTCTTATGCGGTTGGCGAAGTGACTGATGAAGCGAAGCATTTGCTGGCGGTGACGGAAAAATCGCTGTATCTCGGCATCGAGCAGGCGCTGATCGGCAAGCGGATTGGCGATGTGTCTCACGCGATTCAGTCGTATGCTGAGGCGGAAGGCTTCTCGGTCGTGCGTGATTTTATCGGCCATGGAATTGGGAAGGACATGCATGAAGACCCGCAAGTGCCTCACTATGGACCACCGGATAAAGGGCCAAGAATTAAAGAGGGCATGGTATTCACGATTGAGCCGATGCTGAATGCAGGCACGTATTTCAGCAAGCTGGATTCCGATGGATGGACGGCGCGGACACGCGACGGAAGACTGTCGGCCCAGTACGAGCATACGATTGCGATTACGAAGGATGGCCCGCTTATTTTGACCCAACAGTAG